In the Candidatus Rhodoblastus alkanivorans genome, one interval contains:
- a CDS encoding cupin domain-containing protein — protein sequence MAQTQPFMASCAELPQPLNVLGERITVLVDSGRSGGLELFRQQGDAGQGPPPHAHEWDETFYIVTGEVEIGAGDLSQRLGPGAVAHVPAGVTHWFRFVTDGEMISVTSRAGASRLFGALDAAIKAGATEKQALIPVILENGAVLRVAPQSARQATAEF from the coding sequence ATGGCGCAAACGCAACCTTTCATGGCGTCGTGCGCGGAATTGCCGCAGCCTTTGAACGTTCTTGGCGAGCGAATCACCGTTCTCGTCGATTCAGGCCGCTCTGGCGGGCTCGAGCTGTTTCGGCAGCAGGGAGACGCCGGGCAGGGCCCTCCTCCCCACGCCCATGAATGGGACGAAACGTTCTATATCGTGACGGGCGAAGTCGAAATCGGCGCTGGAGACTTGAGCCAGCGGCTCGGACCCGGCGCCGTCGCCCACGTGCCCGCGGGCGTCACGCATTGGTTCCGGTTTGTCACCGACGGCGAGATGATTTCCGTGACTTCGCGCGCCGGCGCGTCGCGGCTTTTCGGTGCGCTCGACGCCGCCATAAAAGCAGGCGCGACCGAAAAGCAAGCGCTCATTCCGGTGATTCTGGAAAATGGCGCTGTTCTTCGCGTGGCGCCTCAAAGCGCGAGACAGGCGACGGCCGAATTCTGA
- a CDS encoding MarR family winged helix-turn-helix transcriptional regulator translates to MEQTNIRLRRRTFGGLLQFAAETLRARVYSRLAEVGFPDIRPAHSRLFRNLTENGSRVSDLAERAQMTKQSMAYLADSLAAAGYVKFEPDPTDGRAKLVQLTARGRAASEALIQLSTDSEAAFADVLGAEEMRELRRLLELFVDRFSAAS, encoded by the coding sequence ATGGAACAGACCAATATCCGATTACGGCGGCGGACTTTTGGCGGCTTGCTGCAATTCGCCGCCGAAACCCTGCGCGCCCGCGTCTATTCCCGGCTTGCCGAAGTTGGCTTTCCGGACATCCGCCCCGCCCATTCACGCCTTTTCCGAAATTTGACCGAGAACGGCTCTCGCGTGTCGGACCTCGCCGAACGCGCTCAGATGACCAAGCAAAGCATGGCCTATCTGGCGGATAGCCTGGCGGCGGCGGGCTACGTGAAGTTTGAGCCGGATCCGACCGACGGCCGAGCCAAACTGGTGCAGCTCACCGCAAGGGGGCGGGCGGCGTCGGAGGCTTTGATTCAGCTCAGCACTGACAGCGAGGCGGCGTTCGCGGATGTCCTCGGAGCTGAGGAAATGCGGGAGTTGCGGCGACTTCTGGAGCTTTTCGTCGATCGCTTCAGCGCGGCGTCATAG
- a CDS encoding quinone-dependent dihydroorotate dehydrogenase has product MMGFFDSFALPFLHAIDAERAHNLTIFALERMPLPPPPADHETLGQTVFGLDFPNPIGMAAGFDKDARVPAPLLRLGFGFTEVGTLTPRPQGGNPRPRLFRLHEDRAIINRFGFNNGGHADAHDRLAARGARGGVVGVNIGANKDSSDRAADYVAGIEAFADVASYFTVNISSPNTPGLRDLQQRDALDNLLARVLDARDAVAAIEPRRPVLLKIAPDVSLAELDDVVAVARARGVDGMIVSNTTISRSDSLRDEARKETGGLSGAPLFSLATRMLAQTFIRVEGQFPLIGVGGVDSPEAAWAKIEAGATLIQLYSSLVYEGLSLVARIKNGLVAHLQARKLRAIGPAVGSAVQDWL; this is encoded by the coding sequence ATGATGGGATTTTTCGATTCTTTCGCTCTGCCCTTTCTCCATGCGATCGATGCCGAGCGCGCGCATAATCTGACGATTTTCGCGCTGGAGCGCATGCCCCTGCCGCCGCCGCCCGCCGATCATGAAACGCTCGGCCAGACCGTCTTCGGCCTCGACTTCCCCAATCCGATCGGCATGGCGGCTGGTTTCGACAAGGACGCCCGCGTCCCCGCTCCCCTTCTTCGTCTCGGTTTCGGCTTTACCGAAGTCGGCACGCTCACCCCGCGCCCTCAAGGAGGAAACCCGCGGCCGCGTCTTTTCCGCCTGCATGAGGATCGCGCGATCATCAATCGTTTCGGCTTCAATAATGGCGGTCACGCCGACGCCCATGACCGCCTGGCGGCGCGCGGCGCGCGCGGCGGGGTGGTGGGCGTCAATATCGGCGCCAACAAGGATTCGTCCGACCGCGCCGCCGATTATGTCGCCGGAATCGAGGCCTTCGCCGACGTCGCCTCTTATTTCACCGTCAATATTTCCTCGCCCAACACGCCCGGCCTGCGCGACCTGCAACAGCGGGACGCGCTCGATAACCTGCTTGCCCGCGTGCTTGACGCCCGCGACGCGGTCGCCGCAATCGAGCCGCGCCGGCCGGTGCTGCTGAAGATCGCGCCGGACGTTAGCCTGGCCGAACTCGACGACGTCGTGGCGGTCGCCCGCGCGCGCGGCGTCGATGGCATGATCGTCTCCAACACCACGATTTCCCGATCCGATTCGCTGCGCGACGAGGCGCGCAAAGAGACCGGCGGCCTGTCCGGCGCGCCGCTGTTTTCGCTCGCCACCCGCATGCTGGCGCAGACTTTTATCCGCGTCGAAGGGCAGTTTCCGCTGATCGGGGTCGGCGGCGTCGATTCGCCGGAAGCCGCCTGGGCCAAGATCGAGGCCGGCGCGACTTTGATCCAGCTCTATTCCTCGCTGGTTTACGAGGGCCTCAGCCTCGTCGCGCGCATCAAGAACGGGCTGGTCGCCCATTTGCAGGCGCGAAAACTGCGCGCGATCGGCCCGGCCGTTGGCAGCGCGGTCCAGGATTGGCTATGA
- a CDS encoding DUF952 domain-containing protein, with amino-acid sequence MALIYKIVAADEWEDARGRGLFEGAAIDRADGFIHFSTAAQVEETAAKHFAGRDHLLLVAVEEQDLGDKLVYEVSRGGALFPHLYAPLPTGLARFALPLDRRANGAHDFSGLLE; translated from the coding sequence TTGGCGCTCATCTATAAAATCGTCGCGGCCGACGAATGGGAAGACGCGCGCGGGCGCGGATTGTTCGAAGGAGCGGCCATCGACCGCGCTGACGGCTTCATCCATTTCTCGACCGCCGCCCAGGTCGAAGAGACCGCGGCGAAACATTTCGCCGGCCGGGACCATCTCCTGCTGGTTGCGGTCGAGGAGCAGGACCTCGGCGACAAGTTGGTTTACGAGGTTTCGCGCGGCGGCGCTTTGTTTCCTCATCTTTACGCGCCGCTGCCGACCGGGCTCGCCCGTTTCGCGCTTCCCCTCGACCGCCGCGCCAACGGCGCGCATGATTTTTCCGGACTGCTGGAATGA
- a CDS encoding lysine--tRNA ligase has translation MTEIASQLAEFARQSNAWPFEEAKKLVARVERSGQKQVLFETGYGPSGLPHIGTFGEVARTTMVRHAFETLTQGKIAARLLAFSDDLDGLRKVPDNIPNKDLVAAHLGKPLTQVPDPFGEYPSFGAHNNARLRAFLDAFGFEYEFASATQYYQSGRFDATLLKMLARYDAVQAIMLPSLRAERAASYAPFLPIHPTTGIVMQVPLEEIDVARGLIAWRDPDTGERFETPVTGGHCKLQWKPDWAMRWCALGVDYEMAGKDLIDSVKLSGEIARALDCAPPEGFNYELFLDENGQKISKSKGNGLTIDEWLRYASPESLAFFMYWKPREAKRLYFDVIPKAVDEYLAFLDAYPRQDWKLRLGNPAWHIHAGNPPPPEFIAHAGEAKGTAISFGMLLNLAAVANSEDPAVLWGFLRRYAPEASPEKFPRLDRMIQYAVVYFRDFVRPKKVYRAADEVERAALEKLSEALAGLPPDPSAEDVQTLLYDVARPIPRYQNFAAKSATPEKPGVSNDWFSMLYQVLLGEARGPRFGSFVALYGVDNARALIADALAGKFLAPASV, from the coding sequence ATGACCGAAATCGCCTCCCAGCTCGCCGAATTCGCCCGCCAATCGAACGCCTGGCCGTTCGAGGAGGCGAAAAAACTCGTGGCGCGCGTGGAGCGCAGCGGACAGAAACAGGTCCTGTTCGAGACCGGCTATGGTCCCTCGGGACTGCCCCATATCGGCACTTTCGGCGAGGTCGCGCGCACGACCATGGTGCGCCACGCCTTCGAAACCCTGACCCAGGGCAAGATCGCCGCGCGGCTTCTGGCCTTTTCCGACGATCTCGACGGCTTGCGCAAAGTTCCGGACAATATTCCCAACAAGGATCTGGTCGCGGCCCATCTCGGCAAGCCATTGACCCAGGTTCCGGACCCTTTTGGCGAATATCCGAGCTTCGGCGCACATAACAACGCGCGGCTGCGCGCCTTTCTCGACGCCTTTGGTTTCGAATATGAATTCGCCTCGGCGACGCAATATTACCAATCCGGCCGTTTCGACGCGACATTGCTGAAAATGCTGGCGCGCTACGACGCCGTCCAGGCGATCATGCTGCCGTCGCTGCGCGCCGAGCGCGCGGCGTCTTACGCGCCCTTCCTGCCGATCCATCCCACGACCGGAATCGTGATGCAGGTTCCGCTCGAAGAAATCGACGTCGCGCGCGGGCTCATCGCCTGGCGCGACCCGGACACGGGCGAGCGCTTCGAAACCCCGGTGACCGGGGGCCATTGTAAATTACAGTGGAAGCCGGACTGGGCGATGCGCTGGTGCGCGCTCGGCGTCGATTACGAAATGGCCGGCAAGGACCTGATCGATTCGGTCAAGCTTTCGGGCGAGATCGCCCGCGCGCTCGATTGCGCGCCGCCGGAGGGCTTTAACTACGAATTGTTCCTCGACGAGAATGGGCAGAAGATTTCCAAGTCCAAGGGCAACGGCCTGACCATTGACGAATGGCTGCGCTACGCCAGCCCGGAATCGCTCGCCTTCTTCATGTATTGGAAGCCGCGCGAGGCCAAAAGACTCTATTTCGACGTGATTCCCAAGGCGGTGGACGAATATCTCGCCTTTCTCGACGCTTATCCCCGCCAGGACTGGAAATTGCGGCTCGGCAATCCCGCCTGGCATATCCATGCCGGGAACCCACCGCCGCCCGAATTCATCGCCCATGCCGGCGAAGCGAAAGGAACGGCGATTTCTTTCGGCATGCTCCTGAACCTCGCGGCGGTGGCCAACAGCGAGGACCCCGCGGTGCTGTGGGGCTTCCTGCGCCGCTATGCGCCCGAGGCGAGCCCGGAAAAATTTCCCCGCCTCGACCGCATGATCCAATACGCCGTGGTCTATTTCCGCGATTTCGTGCGGCCCAAAAAAGTCTATCGCGCGGCGGATGAGGTCGAGCGCGCCGCGCTCGAAAAGCTGTCCGAGGCGCTCGCCGGCCTGCCGCCCGACCCGAGCGCGGAAGACGTCCAGACCCTGCTCTATGACGTCGCGCGCCCCATCCCGCGCTATCAGAATTTTGCCGCCAAGAGCGCGACTCCGGAAAAGCCGGGCGTGTCGAACGATTGGTTCTCCATGCTCTATCAGGTGCTGCTCGGCGAAGCGCGCGGCCCCCGCTTCGGCTCCTTCGTCGCGCTTTACGGCGTGGACAACGCCCGCGCCTTGATCGCCGACGCTCTTGCGGGGAAATTTTTGGCGCCGGCGTCGGTTTGA
- a CDS encoding glycosyltransferase family 2 protein — MNPGPLYRSGRSFEADGAEDWPPEIAFLAAEGVGVKALNHAARRARAQGAGADEVLIAEGLIEESLYYRALARRLNCAYVERAAALAPGFDYRAALRASVARADPGRENFDWLMAPRGRDVRKLLALGSGAARRVAICAPAIFSALVRAKGRRALSDDASYALSRADSRLSANAPQLRWSNRLTMLFSLVVLAGLFALSSELLVFASSFLSALFLGGIYVRLCALAASRTPTSPPPPPLCDRDLPTFTIVAPMYREAGVAAQFLRAIRALDYPCAKLDLKIVVEPDDPGTAQALRAAGLPPYAEIVVAPRGAPRTKPRALNVALPLARGRLLTILDAEDRPEPGQLRAAAAAFAVAGPRVACFQARLAIDNGHESWLSYFFAIGYAALFDVINPGLAALGLPLPLGGTSNHFRTDILRRVVGWDAWNVTEDADLGLRFARLGYEVGVIAATTYEDAPTDIASWLGQRSRWMKGWMQTLAVFLRTPRKHVRKIGLIQSFSALSAMSSLIAGPLFGPFYSARFARDLIYGDLLAPANATRLFFAALNLSVGLFGLAALIAPMALGMKRRGLKASPLLLLAPFYLLLLSAAAWRALWEWTRRPFVWTKTEHTPRPAQTDAGAKNFPARASAIKARALSTP, encoded by the coding sequence ATGAATCCTGGGCCTTTATACCGCAGCGGCCGAAGTTTTGAAGCCGATGGCGCCGAGGATTGGCCGCCCGAAATCGCCTTTCTCGCCGCCGAGGGGGTCGGCGTGAAAGCGCTGAACCATGCGGCGCGGCGCGCCCGCGCCCAGGGCGCCGGCGCCGACGAGGTTCTCATCGCCGAAGGGTTGATCGAGGAAAGCCTTTATTACCGGGCGTTGGCGCGGCGCCTCAACTGCGCCTATGTCGAGCGCGCGGCGGCGCTCGCGCCCGGTTTCGATTATCGGGCCGCGCTGCGCGCCAGCGTCGCCCGCGCCGATCCAGGGCGCGAAAATTTCGACTGGCTGATGGCGCCGCGCGGCCGTGACGTTCGCAAGCTGCTGGCGCTTGGCTCCGGCGCCGCCCGTCGCGTCGCGATCTGCGCGCCGGCGATTTTTTCGGCGCTCGTCCGCGCCAAGGGCCGCCGCGCTTTGTCCGACGACGCCAGTTACGCTTTGTCGCGCGCCGATTCGCGGCTCAGCGCCAACGCCCCGCAATTGCGCTGGAGCAACCGGCTGACCATGCTTTTCAGCCTTGTCGTGCTGGCTGGCCTGTTCGCTTTGTCGTCGGAACTGCTCGTCTTCGCCTCGTCCTTTCTCTCGGCGCTGTTCCTGGGCGGGATCTATGTGCGGCTGTGCGCCCTGGCCGCGAGCCGGACGCCGACCAGCCCGCCGCCGCCCCCTTTGTGCGACCGCGATCTGCCGACTTTCACCATCGTCGCGCCGATGTATCGTGAGGCCGGCGTCGCCGCGCAATTTTTACGCGCGATCCGGGCGCTCGATTATCCTTGCGCGAAACTCGACCTGAAGATCGTGGTCGAGCCTGACGATCCGGGCACCGCGCAGGCCTTGCGCGCCGCCGGATTGCCGCCTTATGCCGAAATTGTCGTGGCGCCGCGCGGCGCGCCGCGCACCAAGCCGCGCGCGCTGAACGTCGCTTTGCCGCTGGCGCGCGGGCGTCTGCTGACGATCCTCGACGCCGAGGACCGGCCCGAGCCGGGGCAACTACGCGCGGCGGCGGCGGCCTTCGCCGTCGCCGGGCCGCGCGTCGCCTGTTTTCAGGCGCGACTTGCGATCGACAACGGCCATGAAAGCTGGCTGTCCTATTTTTTCGCCATCGGCTACGCCGCTTTGTTCGACGTCATCAATCCGGGCCTTGCCGCGCTCGGCCTGCCGCTGCCGCTCGGGGGCACGTCAAATCATTTCCGCACCGACATTCTGCGCCGGGTGGTCGGCTGGGACGCCTGGAACGTCACCGAGGACGCCGATCTCGGCTTGCGCTTCGCGCGCCTCGGCTATGAGGTCGGGGTGATCGCGGCGACGACTTACGAAGACGCGCCGACCGACATTGCGAGCTGGCTCGGGCAAAGGTCGCGCTGGATGAAGGGCTGGATGCAAACCCTTGCGGTCTTCCTGCGCACGCCGCGCAAGCATGTCCGCAAGATCGGCCTGATCCAGAGTTTTTCCGCGCTCAGCGCCATGTCGAGCCTGATCGCCGGCCCTTTGTTCGGGCCGTTCTACAGCGCGCGCTTCGCCCGTGACCTCATTTACGGCGACCTGCTGGCGCCGGCGAACGCCACGCGCCTTTTCTTCGCCGCCCTCAACCTGAGCGTTGGGCTGTTCGGCCTCGCCGCGCTGATCGCGCCGATGGCGCTTGGCATGAAACGGCGCGGCCTGAAAGCCTCGCCGCTTCTTTTGCTTGCGCCGTTCTATCTGCTGCTGCTGAGCGCCGCCGCCTGGCGGGCTCTATGGGAATGGACACGCCGGCCGTTCGTGTGGACCAAGACCGAACACACGCCGCGGCCGGCTCAAACCGACGCCGGCGCCAAAAATTTCCCCGCAAGAGCGTCGGCGATCAAGGCGCGGGCGTTGTCCACGCCGTAA
- a CDS encoding transporter substrate-binding domain-containing protein, whose protein sequence is MPSLFDPHNRPAAPGAETLKPIRFLLADDYPPFEFLGPDGTLAGFNVDLARAICHELKVSCTVQPRRWDNLLDALDAKEGDAVIASLKETPAARAHARFTAPYYLTPARFMSLATAKKFDVRPEALRDVTIGVEAGSAHQAFLKLFFARSTIKTFPDRAALLAALRDKKIDLAFGDAVTYAIWMNDPHSDNCCVFQGGPFLEPAFFGEGIGVAVRPGDDKLRHTLDWALQQLDESGKLNELYLKYFPIGFY, encoded by the coding sequence TTGCCCAGTCTGTTCGATCCCCACAACCGCCCGGCTGCGCCGGGGGCCGAGACGCTGAAGCCGATCCGCTTTCTGCTCGCCGACGATTATCCGCCCTTTGAATTTCTCGGGCCCGACGGGACGCTCGCCGGCTTCAATGTCGATCTGGCGCGGGCGATCTGCCACGAATTGAAGGTTTCCTGCACCGTCCAGCCGCGCCGCTGGGACAATCTGCTCGACGCGCTCGACGCCAAGGAGGGAGACGCCGTCATCGCCTCGCTGAAGGAGACGCCGGCCGCGCGGGCCCACGCGCGTTTCACCGCGCCCTATTATCTCACCCCCGCCCGCTTCATGTCGCTCGCGACCGCCAAAAAATTCGATGTCCGGCCCGAGGCTTTGCGCGACGTGACGATCGGGGTTGAGGCGGGCAGCGCCCACCAGGCCTTTCTCAAGCTATTCTTTGCGCGCTCGACCATAAAAACCTTTCCCGACCGCGCCGCTTTGCTGGCGGCCTTGCGTGACAAAAAGATCGACCTCGCCTTCGGCGACGCGGTGACCTATGCGATCTGGATGAACGATCCGCATTCGGACAATTGCTGCGTCTTCCAGGGCGGACCTTTTCTCGAGCCCGCCTTTTTCGGCGAGGGAATCGGCGTCGCAGTGCGGCCCGGCGACGACAAGCTGCGCCACACGCTCGACTGGGCGCTGCAACAGCTCGACGAAAGCGGCAAGCTGAACGAGCTGTACCTGAAATATTTCCCCATCGGCTTTTATTGA
- a CDS encoding 2'-deoxycytidine 5'-triphosphate deaminase domain-containing protein, producing MTFRIWPSQKIRQAAADGVILAAITIEERQIQPASLDLRLGNCAYRVPASFLPGKARTVEERLATLATHQVDLSRPQVLERNCVHIIPLVERVKLPAGVSARANPKSSSGRLDIFVRLITDGGVAFDEIPDGYDGPLFAEVVPRSFPVICGVGAKLCQIRFREQADEPRAVPRTMAVSINLEPTEPGNVVAYRARRTSGLIDIDRIGAYRRSDFWEPIVLEPGQRELVLDPDDFYIMASLEDIAVSPDEASEMIAYDTSVGEVRVHYAGFIDPGFGAPDANGRGSKIVLEVRCHDVPFILEHAQRVGTLLFEKMTERPDVLYGQDLKSNYQGQGLKLSKHFR from the coding sequence ATGACCTTCCGCATCTGGCCTTCGCAGAAAATCCGGCAGGCCGCCGCGGACGGCGTCATCCTGGCGGCGATCACCATCGAAGAGAGGCAGATTCAGCCCGCGAGCCTCGACCTGCGCCTGGGAAATTGCGCCTACCGCGTTCCGGCGAGCTTTCTGCCCGGAAAGGCGCGGACGGTCGAAGAACGGCTCGCGACTCTCGCCACCCATCAGGTCGATCTGTCGCGTCCGCAGGTTCTGGAGCGAAATTGCGTCCATATCATTCCGCTGGTCGAGCGGGTCAAGCTCCCCGCCGGCGTCAGCGCGCGCGCCAATCCCAAAAGCTCCTCGGGCCGACTCGACATTTTCGTGCGGCTGATCACCGATGGCGGCGTCGCCTTCGATGAAATTCCCGACGGCTATGACGGGCCTCTATTCGCCGAAGTGGTGCCGCGGTCCTTTCCGGTCATCTGCGGCGTCGGCGCGAAACTCTGCCAGATCCGCTTCCGCGAACAGGCGGACGAACCCCGCGCCGTCCCGCGCACGATGGCGGTGTCGATCAATCTGGAGCCGACCGAACCGGGCAATGTCGTCGCCTATCGCGCCCGCCGCACGTCCGGCCTCATCGACATCGACCGTATCGGCGCCTATAGACGCTCCGATTTCTGGGAGCCGATCGTCCTCGAACCGGGGCAGCGGGAATTGGTGCTCGATCCCGACGATTTCTACATCATGGCCTCATTGGAGGACATCGCCGTTTCGCCCGACGAAGCCTCGGAGATGATCGCCTATGACACGTCGGTCGGCGAAGTGCGCGTACATTACGCCGGCTTCATCGACCCCGGCTTCGGCGCGCCGGACGCCAATGGCCGCGGCAGCAAGATCGTGCTCGAGGTCAGATGTCACGACGTGCCCTTCATCCTCGAACACGCCCAAAGGGTCGGCACGCTGCTGTTCGAGAAAATGACGGAGCGGCCGGACGTTCTCTACGGCCAGGACCTCAAGTCGAATTACCAGGGACAGGGCCTGAAACTGTCGAAGCATTTTCGCTGA
- a CDS encoding class II glutamine amidotransferase: MCELLGMSANVPTDIRFSFAGLARRGGGVGPHRDGWGVAFYEGRAARAFHDPEPAASSDIARFVSAHPIKSRTVIAHIRQANRGPVALANTHPFSRELWGRVWTFAHNGQLRGVKSLPLDFYAPVGATDSEYAFCWMLDQLRARFPSLPAARDLDREILQLSARLARMGVFNMLLSDSRTLYAFCGKRLSCLTRRAPFGQASLIDDDRKVNFAEETGPNDCVTVVATGPLTSDETWTAIKPGALLALRDGKIAASLFIEPPGGEKPARGKRSPPC, encoded by the coding sequence ATGTGCGAACTCCTTGGAATGAGCGCGAATGTCCCGACCGACATTCGTTTTTCCTTCGCCGGCCTCGCGCGGCGCGGAGGCGGCGTCGGGCCGCATCGCGACGGCTGGGGCGTCGCCTTTTACGAAGGCCGCGCCGCGCGCGCCTTTCACGATCCAGAACCGGCGGCAAGCTCCGACATCGCGCGCTTCGTCAGCGCCCATCCGATCAAAAGCCGCACCGTCATCGCCCATATCAGGCAGGCCAATCGCGGCCCGGTGGCCCTCGCCAACACCCATCCCTTCTCGCGCGAACTCTGGGGCCGGGTCTGGACCTTCGCCCATAACGGCCAGTTGCGCGGCGTCAAATCCCTGCCGCTCGACTTTTACGCGCCGGTCGGCGCGACCGACAGCGAATATGCCTTCTGCTGGATGCTCGACCAGTTGCGGGCGCGTTTCCCCTCCCTGCCCGCCGCCCGCGATCTCGACCGCGAAATCCTCCAGCTCAGCGCGCGGCTTGCGCGGATGGGCGTATTCAACATGCTGCTCAGCGACAGCCGGACGCTTTACGCCTTCTGCGGCAAAAGGCTTTCCTGCCTCACCCGCCGCGCGCCTTTCGGCCAGGCGAGCCTGATCGACGACGACCGCAAGGTGAATTTCGCGGAAGAAACCGGGCCGAACGATTGCGTCACCGTGGTCGCGACCGGCCCACTGACCAGCGACGAGACCTGGACCGCGATCAAGCCGGGCGCGCTGCTCGCGCTGCGCGACGGCAAGATCGCCGCCTCGCTTTTCATCGAACCGCCCGGCGGGGAAAAGCCCGCGCGCGGCAAAAGGAGCCCGCCATGCTGA